The following are encoded together in the Pseudomonas maumuensis genome:
- the gltX gene encoding glutamate--tRNA ligase, with product MTTVRTRIAPSPTGDPHVGTAYIALFNYCFAKQHGGEFILRIEDTDQLRSTRESEQQIFDALRWLGIEWNEGPDVGGPHGPYRQSERGEIYAKYAKELVDAGHAFYCFCTAEELEQMRAEQMARGETPRYDGRALLLSDEEVQRRLAAGEPHVIRMKVPSEGICVVPDMLRGDVEIPWDRMDMQVLMKNDGLPTYFLANVVDDHLMGITHVLRGEEWLPSAPKLIKLYEYFGWEQPKLCYMPLLRNPDKSKLSKRKNPTSVTFYERMGFMPEAMLNYLGRMGWSMPDEREKFSLAEMVEHFDLSRISLGGPIFDIEKLSWLNGQWLRELPVEEFAARVQKWAFNSDYMMKIAPHVQGRVETFSQVAPLGGFFFEGALKLDAKLFESKKLSADQVRQVMQLILWKLESLRQWEKDRITACIQAVVESLELKLRDAMPLMFAAITGQASSVSVLDAMEILGPDLTRYRLRQAIDLLGGVSKKENKEWEKLLANIA from the coding sequence ATGACCACCGTTCGCACGCGTATTGCGCCATCGCCCACTGGCGACCCCCATGTCGGCACCGCCTACATCGCCCTGTTCAACTACTGCTTCGCCAAGCAGCACGGCGGTGAGTTCATCCTGCGTATCGAAGACACCGACCAGTTGCGCTCCACCCGCGAGTCGGAGCAGCAGATCTTCGACGCCCTGCGCTGGCTCGGCATCGAATGGAACGAAGGCCCGGACGTCGGCGGCCCGCATGGCCCGTACCGGCAGAGCGAGCGCGGCGAGATCTACGCCAAATATGCCAAGGAGCTGGTCGATGCAGGCCACGCCTTCTACTGCTTCTGCACCGCCGAAGAGCTGGAGCAGATGCGTGCCGAGCAGATGGCCCGCGGCGAAACCCCGCGCTATGACGGCCGCGCCCTGCTGCTGAGCGATGAGGAAGTGCAACGCCGCCTGGCCGCTGGCGAGCCCCACGTGATCCGCATGAAGGTGCCGAGCGAAGGCATCTGCGTGGTCCCGGACATGCTGCGTGGCGATGTCGAGATCCCATGGGATCGCATGGACATGCAGGTGCTGATGAAGAACGATGGCCTGCCGACGTACTTCCTGGCCAACGTGGTCGACGACCACCTGATGGGCATCACCCATGTGCTGCGTGGTGAAGAGTGGCTGCCATCGGCGCCCAAGCTGATCAAGCTGTACGAGTACTTCGGCTGGGAGCAGCCCAAGCTGTGCTACATGCCGCTGCTGCGCAACCCGGACAAGAGCAAGCTGTCCAAGCGCAAGAACCCGACCTCGGTGACCTTCTACGAGCGCATGGGCTTCATGCCCGAAGCCATGCTCAACTACCTGGGCCGCATGGGCTGGTCGATGCCGGATGAGCGCGAGAAGTTCTCGCTGGCCGAGATGGTCGAACACTTCGACCTGTCGCGCATCTCCCTGGGCGGGCCGATTTTCGACATCGAGAAGCTGTCGTGGCTCAACGGCCAGTGGCTGCGTGAACTGCCGGTGGAAGAGTTCGCCGCGCGCGTGCAGAAGTGGGCGTTCAACAGCGACTACATGATGAAGATCGCCCCGCACGTTCAGGGCCGGGTCGAGACCTTCAGCCAGGTCGCCCCGCTGGGTGGCTTCTTCTTCGAAGGCGCGCTGAAGCTCGACGCCAAGCTGTTCGAGAGCAAGAAACTGTCGGCCGACCAGGTGCGCCAGGTGATGCAGTTGATCCTGTGGAAGCTGGAAAGCCTGCGCCAGTGGGAAAAGGACCGCATCACCGCCTGCATCCAGGCCGTGGTCGAGTCGCTTGAGCTCAAGTTGCGCGACGCCATGCCGCTGATGTTCGCCGCCATCACCGGTCAGGCCAGCTCGGTGTCGGTGCTCGATGCCATGGAAATCCTCGGCCCCGACCTGACACGCTACCGTCTGCGCCAGGCCATCGACCTGCTCGGCGGCGTGTCGAAGAAGGAAAACAAGGAGTGGGAAAAGCTGCTGGCGAACATCGCCTGA
- a CDS encoding HlyD family secretion protein, translated as MPTPLKRRLLVFITLVLLVGLAFLAHWYFKGRFYESTDNAYVQGEITRISSQLGARIDEVRVEDNQHVSKGDVLVRLEAADFELAAERARAALASREAELAQARSRLTQQGSLIAAGQAQVAANQATLDRSQLDLNRAQALRKPGFVSEERVTTLSAESHVARSQVDKAQADLKGQRQQVDALAAELKRLDAQIANAHADLAQAELNLTRCEIHAPISGTIGQRNARNGQVVQAGAYLLSIVPDEDIWVQANFKETQIGRMHPGQRAELVFDSYPDTPIEGRVDSLFAASGAQFSLLPPDNATGNFTKVVQRLPVKLTFAADNPLHGRIRPGMSVTVTVDLRGEDDDQHGR; from the coding sequence ATGCCTACCCCACTCAAACGCCGCTTACTGGTCTTCATCACCCTGGTGCTGCTGGTCGGCCTCGCCTTCCTGGCCCACTGGTATTTCAAGGGGCGCTTCTACGAGAGCACAGACAACGCCTATGTGCAGGGCGAAATCACACGTATCTCCAGCCAGTTGGGTGCGCGTATCGACGAGGTGCGTGTCGAGGACAACCAGCACGTGAGCAAAGGCGACGTGCTGGTGCGCCTGGAGGCCGCCGACTTCGAGCTGGCCGCCGAGCGTGCCCGCGCCGCCCTGGCCAGCCGTGAGGCCGAACTCGCCCAGGCACGCAGCCGCCTGACCCAGCAAGGCAGCCTGATCGCAGCGGGCCAGGCCCAAGTTGCCGCCAACCAGGCCACCCTCGACCGCTCACAATTGGACCTCAACCGCGCCCAGGCCCTGCGCAAACCTGGGTTCGTCTCCGAAGAGCGAGTGACAACCCTGTCGGCCGAAAGCCATGTCGCCCGCTCCCAGGTGGACAAGGCCCAGGCCGACCTCAAGGGCCAGCGCCAGCAGGTCGACGCCCTGGCCGCCGAACTCAAGCGCCTCGACGCACAGATCGCCAATGCCCACGCCGACCTGGCCCAGGCCGAGCTGAACCTGACCCGCTGCGAGATCCACGCGCCGATCAGCGGCACCATCGGCCAGCGCAACGCACGCAACGGCCAGGTGGTGCAGGCCGGCGCCTACCTGCTATCGATCGTCCCCGATGAGGACATCTGGGTACAAGCCAACTTCAAGGAAACCCAGATCGGCAGGATGCACCCCGGCCAACGCGCCGAGCTGGTGTTCGACAGCTACCCCGACACCCCGATCGAAGGCCGGGTCGACAGCCTGTTCGCCGCCTCCGGAGCACAGTTCAGCCTGCTGCCGCCGGACAACGCCACCGGCAACTTCACCAAGGTGGTGCAGCGCCTCCCGGTCAAGCTGACCTTCGCCGCGGACAACCCGCTGCACGGTCGCATCCGCCCAGGCATGTCGGTTACCGTCACCGTCGACCTGCGTGGCGAAGACGACGACCAGCATGGCCGGTGA
- a CDS encoding MDR family MFS transporter, giving the protein MMSVMLGAFMAVLDIQITNSSLKDIQGALSATLEEGSWISTSYLVAEIIMIPLTAWLVQLLSARRLAVWVSLGFLLSSLLCSMAWNLESMIVFRALQGFTGGALIPLAFTLTLIKLPEHHRAKGMAMFAMTATFAPSIGPALGGWLTENWGWEYIFYINIPPGLLMIAGLLYGLEKKEAHWELLKSTDYAGIVTLGLGLGCLQVFLEEGHRKDWLESSLIVSLGTVALLALILFVILQFSRPHPLINLRILGNRNFGLSSVASLGMGVGLYGSIYLLPLYLAQVQGYNALQIGKVIMWMGVPQLFLIPLVPQLMKVIPPKVLCALGFCLFGAASFGSGVLNPDFAGPQFNQIQVIRALGQPMIMVTISLIATAYIQPQDAGSASSLFNILRNLGGAIGIALLATLLDARTKVYFDYLREAVVPNNPQVAERLAQLAERLGSDNAALGKLSEITHQQALIMAYNDAFHFVGTGLVVSMLAVLLTRKLPQGLKAGEAH; this is encoded by the coding sequence GTGATGAGCGTGATGCTCGGCGCCTTCATGGCGGTGCTGGACATCCAGATCACCAACTCCTCGCTAAAGGACATCCAGGGCGCGCTGTCGGCGACCCTGGAGGAAGGCTCGTGGATCTCCACCTCCTACCTGGTGGCCGAGATCATCATGATCCCGCTGACCGCCTGGCTGGTGCAGCTGCTCTCGGCCCGACGCCTGGCGGTGTGGGTGTCGCTGGGCTTCCTGCTGTCGTCGCTGTTGTGCTCGATGGCCTGGAACCTCGAGAGCATGATCGTGTTCCGCGCCCTGCAGGGCTTCACCGGCGGCGCGCTGATCCCGCTGGCCTTCACCCTGACGCTCATCAAGCTACCCGAGCATCACCGCGCCAAGGGCATGGCCATGTTTGCCATGACCGCCACCTTCGCCCCGTCCATCGGCCCGGCCCTGGGCGGCTGGCTGACCGAGAACTGGGGCTGGGAATACATCTTCTACATCAACATCCCGCCGGGGCTGCTGATGATCGCCGGGCTGCTCTACGGGCTGGAGAAGAAGGAAGCGCACTGGGAACTGCTCAAGAGCACCGACTACGCCGGCATCGTCACCCTCGGCCTGGGCCTGGGTTGCCTGCAGGTGTTTCTCGAGGAAGGCCATCGCAAGGACTGGCTGGAGTCGAGCCTGATCGTCAGCCTGGGCACCGTCGCCCTGCTCGCCCTGATCCTGTTCGTGATCCTGCAGTTCTCCCGGCCGCACCCGTTGATCAACCTGCGCATCCTCGGCAACCGCAACTTCGGCCTGTCGAGCGTCGCCAGCCTGGGCATGGGCGTCGGCCTGTATGGTTCGATCTACCTGCTGCCGCTCTATCTGGCGCAGGTGCAGGGCTACAACGCCCTGCAGATCGGCAAGGTGATCATGTGGATGGGCGTACCGCAGCTGTTCCTGATCCCGCTGGTGCCGCAACTGATGAAGGTGATCCCGCCCAAGGTGCTGTGCGCCCTGGGCTTCTGCCTGTTCGGCGCGGCCAGTTTCGGCTCCGGCGTGCTCAACCCGGATTTTGCCGGCCCGCAGTTCAACCAGATCCAGGTAATCCGCGCCCTCGGCCAGCCGATGATCATGGTGACCATCTCGCTGATCGCCACGGCTTACATCCAGCCGCAGGATGCGGGGTCGGCTTCAAGCCTGTTCAACATCCTGCGCAACCTGGGTGGCGCCATCGGCATCGCCCTGCTGGCGACGCTGCTGGATGCACGGACCAAAGTGTATTTCGACTATTTGCGCGAGGCGGTGGTGCCGAACAATCCGCAGGTCGCCGAACGCCTGGCGCAACTGGCCGAACGCCTGGGCAGCGACAATGCGGCACTGGGCAAGCTGTCGGAAATCACCCACCAGCAGGCCCTGATCATGGCCTACAACGATGCCTTCCACTTCGTCGGCACCGGCCTGGTGGTGAGCATGCTGGCGGTGCTGTTGACGCGTAAGCTGCCGCAGGGGTTGAAAGCCGGAGAAGCACATTGA
- the uvrB gene encoding excinuclease ABC subunit UvrB, whose amino-acid sequence MSEFQLVTRFQPAGDQPEAIRQMVEGIDAGLSHQTLLGVTGSGKTFSIANVIQQVQRPTMVLAPNKTLAAQLYGEFKAFFPNNAVEYFVSYYDYYQPEAYVPSSDTFIEKDASINDHIEQMRLSATKALLERRDAIIVTTVSCIYGLGSPETYLKMVLHVDRGDKLDQRALLRRLADLQYTRNEMDFARATFRVRGDVIDIFPAESDLEAIRIELFDDEVENIAAFDPLTGEVIRKLPRFTFYPKSHYVTPRETLVEAVDGIKEELKQRLEYLNASNKLVEAQRLEQRTRFDLEMILELGYCNGIENYSRYLSGRPAGAPPPTLYDYLPDDALLVIDESHVSVPQVGAMYKGDRSRKETLVEYGFRLPSALDNRPMRFDEWEAVSPQTIFVSATPGPYEAEHAGRVVEQVVRPTGLVDPQVEVRPALTQVDDLLSEIGKRVALGERVLATTLTKRMAEDLTDYLADHDVRVRYLHSDIDTVERVEIIRDLRLGTFDVLVGINLLREGLDMPEVSLVAILDADKEGFLRSERSLIQTIGRAARNLNGRAILYADNITGSMQRAIDETERRREKQVAFNQANGIVPKGVVKDITDILEGATVPGARSKKRKGMAKAAEEAGRYEVELQTPAQITKRIKQLEEKMFQFARDLEFEAAAQLRDEIGQLRERLLAS is encoded by the coding sequence ATGTCCGAGTTCCAGCTCGTCACCCGCTTCCAGCCGGCCGGCGATCAGCCCGAGGCCATTCGCCAGATGGTCGAGGGCATCGACGCCGGCCTTTCGCACCAGACCCTGCTCGGGGTGACCGGCTCGGGCAAGACCTTCAGTATCGCCAACGTAATCCAGCAGGTGCAGCGCCCGACCATGGTGCTGGCGCCGAACAAGACCCTGGCCGCCCAGCTGTACGGCGAGTTCAAGGCATTCTTCCCGAACAACGCCGTCGAATATTTCGTCTCCTATTACGACTACTACCAGCCGGAAGCCTACGTGCCGTCGTCGGATACGTTCATCGAGAAGGACGCCTCGATCAACGACCATATCGAACAGATGCGCCTGTCGGCGACCAAGGCGCTGCTGGAGCGGCGCGACGCGATCATCGTCACCACCGTGTCGTGCATCTACGGCCTGGGCAGCCCCGAGACGTACCTGAAGATGGTCCTGCACGTCGACCGTGGCGACAAGCTCGACCAGCGCGCCCTGTTGCGCCGCCTGGCCGACCTGCAATACACCCGTAACGAGATGGACTTCGCCCGCGCCACCTTCCGCGTGCGCGGCGACGTGATCGACATCTTCCCGGCCGAATCGGACCTCGAGGCCATCCGCATCGAGCTGTTCGACGACGAAGTGGAGAACATCGCCGCCTTCGACCCGCTCACTGGCGAGGTCATCCGCAAGCTGCCAAGGTTCACCTTCTACCCCAAGAGCCACTACGTGACCCCGCGGGAAACCCTGGTCGAGGCAGTGGACGGCATCAAGGAGGAGCTCAAGCAGCGCCTCGAGTACCTGAACGCGAGCAACAAGCTGGTCGAGGCGCAGCGCCTGGAGCAGCGTACCCGTTTCGACCTGGAGATGATCCTCGAGCTGGGCTACTGCAACGGCATCGAGAACTACTCGCGCTACCTCTCCGGCCGCCCGGCCGGCGCGCCGCCGCCCACGCTCTACGACTACCTGCCGGATGACGCGCTGCTGGTGATCGACGAATCCCACGTCAGCGTTCCGCAGGTCGGCGCCATGTACAAGGGCGACCGTTCGCGCAAGGAAACCCTGGTGGAGTACGGCTTCCGCCTGCCGTCGGCACTGGACAACCGGCCCATGCGTTTCGATGAATGGGAGGCGGTCAGCCCGCAGACCATCTTCGTCTCGGCCACCCCCGGCCCCTACGAGGCCGAGCACGCCGGGCGGGTGGTGGAGCAGGTGGTGCGGCCCACCGGCCTGGTCGACCCGCAGGTCGAGGTGCGGCCGGCGCTGACCCAGGTCGACGACCTGCTCTCGGAGATCGGCAAGCGCGTCGCCCTGGGCGAGCGGGTGCTGGCCACCACGCTGACCAAGCGCATGGCCGAGGACCTCACCGACTACCTGGCCGACCACGATGTACGGGTGCGCTACCTGCACTCGGACATCGACACCGTCGAGCGCGTGGAGATCATCCGCGACCTGCGCCTGGGTACCTTCGACGTGCTGGTGGGGATCAACCTGCTGCGCGAGGGCCTGGACATGCCCGAGGTGTCGCTAGTGGCGATCCTCGACGCCGACAAGGAGGGTTTCCTGCGTTCGGAGCGTTCGCTGATCCAGACCATCGGCCGCGCCGCGCGTAACCTCAACGGCAGGGCGATTCTCTACGCCGACAACATCACCGGCTCCATGCAGCGCGCCATCGACGAGACCGAGCGGCGCCGCGAGAAGCAGGTCGCCTTCAACCAAGCCAACGGCATCGTGCCCAAGGGCGTGGTCAAGGACATCACCGACATCCTCGAAGGCGCCACCGTGCCTGGAGCCCGCAGCAAGAAGCGCAAGGGCATGGCCAAGGCGGCGGAGGAGGCCGGGCGCTACGAGGTCGAGCTGCAGACCCCGGCGCAGATCACCAAGCGCATCAAGCAACTGGAAGAGAAGATGTTCCAGTTCGCCCGCGACCTGGAGTTCGAGGCGGCGGCGCAGTTGCGCGACGAGATCGGACAGTTGCGCGAGCGCTTGCTGGCCAGTTGA
- a CDS encoding amino acid aminotransferase codes for MSLFSAVELAPRDPILGLNEAFNADPRTDKVNLGVGVYCNEEGRIPLLRAVIAAETARAAQHASRGYLPIDGIAQYDQAVQKLIFGAESPLLAAGRVVTVQAVGGTGALKIGADFLKRLQPGAVVAISDPSWENHRALFESAGFPVQTYRYYDAASQDVNRAGMLEDLNSLPSGSVIVLHACCHNPTGVDLSLDDWKNVLEVVKAKGHIPFLDMAYQGFGAGIDEDAFAVRLFAESGLEFFVSSSFSKSFSLYGERVGALSIVTASKDESTRVLSQVKRVIRTTYSNPPTHGASIVAAVLNSPELRQMWETELAEMRERIHGMRKQMVELLAEYGAKRDFSFVGRQCGMFSYSGLTVEQVARLKNEFGIYALDTGRIAVAALNQSNIHVVTKAIVEVL; via the coding sequence ATGAGCCTGTTTTCCGCTGTCGAGCTGGCACCCCGCGACCCTATCCTGGGCCTCAACGAAGCATTCAACGCCGACCCACGCACCGACAAGGTGAACCTGGGCGTGGGCGTCTACTGCAATGAGGAAGGCCGCATCCCGCTGCTGCGCGCGGTGATCGCAGCCGAGACCGCCCGTGCCGCCCAGCACGCCTCCCGCGGCTACCTGCCGATCGACGGCATCGCCCAGTACGACCAGGCCGTGCAGAAGCTGATCTTCGGCGCCGAATCGCCGTTGCTGGCCGCAGGCCGCGTGGTCACCGTGCAGGCCGTCGGCGGTACCGGCGCGCTGAAGATCGGCGCCGATTTCCTCAAGCGCCTGCAGCCGGGCGCCGTGGTCGCCATCAGCGACCCAAGCTGGGAAAACCACCGCGCCCTGTTCGAGAGCGCCGGTTTCCCGGTACAGACCTACCGCTACTACGATGCCGCGAGCCAGGACGTCAACCGCGCCGGCATGCTCGAAGACCTGAACAGCCTGCCATCGGGCTCGGTCATCGTGCTGCACGCCTGCTGCCACAACCCGACCGGCGTCGACCTGTCGCTGGACGACTGGAAGAACGTGCTGGAAGTGGTCAAGGCCAAAGGCCACATCCCGTTCCTCGACATGGCCTACCAAGGCTTCGGTGCCGGCATCGACGAAGACGCCTTCGCCGTGCGCCTGTTCGCCGAATCGGGCCTGGAGTTCTTCGTCTCCAGCTCGTTCTCCAAGTCGTTCTCGCTGTACGGCGAGCGGGTCGGCGCATTGTCGATCGTCACCGCCTCGAAGGACGAGAGCACCCGCGTGCTGTCGCAGGTCAAGCGGGTTATCCGCACCACCTACTCCAACCCGCCGACCCACGGCGCCAGCATCGTCGCCGCGGTGCTCAACAGCCCTGAGCTGCGCCAGATGTGGGAAACCGAACTGGCCGAAATGCGCGAGCGTATCCACGGCATGCGCAAGCAGATGGTCGAGCTGCTGGCCGAGTACGGCGCCAAGCGTGACTTCAGTTTCGTCGGCCGCCAGTGCGGCATGTTCTCCTACTCGGGCCTGACCGTTGAGCAAGTGGCACGCCTGAAGAACGAGTTCGGCATCTACGCGCTGGACACCGGCCGCATTGCGGTCGCCGCGCTGAACCAGAGCAACATCCACGTGGTCACCAAGGCCATCGTAGAAGTGCTGTAA
- a CDS encoding nucleoside deaminase, with translation MDTVRNAQQAVEVVADQSILAALQKTFAVGGCIVENATGKVLKAMHNNVLMPYPESTAQPPFLPHDPTAHGERQLVQWYYDNRQVLNLPPPSALTVVTTLDPCAMCAGSLLTAGFNVAVSAIDTYAGVNYNSQFDFPTLPPDVRQKAQQTWGYYAVDTPIDRSYQGSTGPIFAKETIDARVFSLTGSIFDASVNTVRDASNNSGLPPDELKNPASLPANSAVRKALTELSPWALTVKFDDPRMPGAALAKPLTETAHHADTMNAVALLDPFGNLLACLGGQEKQSPIRTAFMETTRRYALMRWQLMNSNDPLVRAEAQQYLTHPKYGTFVFLYIPDPRTSEAVMTFGAYGSTMEGPVPQSFPSNLQYVLLHPGVTPQAVAQLAQKLPPFYTQSVQVAPSQVLDDALIQAAKSAL, from the coding sequence ATGGACACCGTTCGCAATGCCCAGCAAGCCGTGGAAGTGGTCGCCGATCAATCCATCCTCGCCGCACTGCAGAAGACGTTCGCGGTAGGCGGCTGCATCGTCGAAAATGCCACCGGCAAGGTGTTGAAGGCCATGCACAACAATGTGCTGATGCCCTACCCCGAAAGCACCGCGCAACCGCCGTTCCTGCCCCATGACCCGACAGCCCACGGCGAACGCCAACTGGTGCAGTGGTACTACGACAATCGCCAGGTCCTGAACCTGCCGCCGCCCAGCGCGCTCACCGTGGTGACCACCCTGGACCCTTGCGCGATGTGCGCGGGCTCGCTGCTGACCGCCGGCTTCAACGTAGCGGTCAGCGCCATCGACACCTATGCCGGGGTCAATTACAACAGCCAGTTCGATTTCCCGACTCTGCCGCCGGACGTACGCCAAAAAGCCCAGCAGACCTGGGGCTACTACGCGGTAGACACGCCTATTGATCGATCGTATCAAGGTTCGACAGGCCCCATTTTCGCGAAGGAAACCATCGACGCGCGAGTATTCAGCCTGACCGGTTCGATCTTCGACGCCAGCGTCAACACGGTACGCGATGCGAGCAACAATAGCGGCCTACCGCCTGACGAGCTGAAGAACCCGGCATCGCTGCCGGCCAACAGCGCGGTGCGCAAGGCATTGACCGAACTCAGCCCATGGGCATTGACGGTCAAGTTCGACGATCCACGCATGCCGGGCGCGGCCTTGGCCAAGCCACTGACGGAAACCGCTCACCATGCCGACACGATGAATGCCGTAGCTTTGCTGGATCCGTTCGGCAACCTGCTGGCCTGCCTTGGCGGCCAGGAAAAGCAGTCGCCCATTCGCACGGCGTTCATGGAAACCACACGCCGCTATGCCCTGATGCGCTGGCAGTTGATGAACAGCAACGACCCACTGGTCCGCGCGGAGGCGCAGCAGTACCTCACCCATCCCAAGTACGGTACGTTCGTCTTCCTGTACATTCCCGATCCGCGCACCAGTGAAGCAGTGATGACCTTCGGTGCGTATGGCTCGACCATGGAGGGGCCTGTGCCACAGTCGTTCCCGTCCAACCTGCAGTACGTGCTGCTGCACCCCGGGGTGACACCACAGGCCGTGGCGCAGCTGGCGCAGAAGCTACCGCCCTTCTACACCCAGAGCGTTCAAGTCGCCCCTAGCCAGGTGCTGGACGACGCCTTGATCCAGGCCGCGAAGAGCGCGCTGTAA
- a CDS encoding cupin domain-containing protein, with protein sequence MRSIHLPIALLTLGLLAPLSPTWAHGEKPDQVRILQEQLPTNAPGKKAVMLTVSYGPGQASPAHQHPGAVMAYVLEGAVTSKLNDEPEKTYKTGEFWYEAPGTIHSVSRNASKTESAKLLVWSLVDEGRPVTEPLSQ encoded by the coding sequence ATGCGATCCATCCATCTACCTATTGCCCTACTGACATTAGGCCTGCTCGCCCCGTTGTCGCCCACCTGGGCCCACGGCGAGAAGCCCGACCAGGTCAGGATTCTCCAAGAGCAGCTCCCCACCAATGCTCCCGGTAAGAAAGCCGTGATGCTCACGGTCAGTTATGGCCCCGGCCAGGCGTCGCCCGCCCATCAGCATCCAGGAGCGGTCATGGCCTATGTGCTGGAAGGGGCGGTAACCTCCAAACTCAACGACGAGCCTGAGAAGACCTACAAGACCGGCGAGTTCTGGTACGAGGCCCCAGGCACCATCCACAGTGTTTCGCGCAATGCGAGCAAGACCGAGTCGGCAAAGTTGCTGGTCTGGAGCCTGGTGGACGAGGGGCGGCCAGTGACCGAACCCCTGTCCCAATGA
- a CDS encoding DUF1285 domain-containing protein, with protein sequence MSDSGKANDLLAQIPAHKGLPPVHLWNPDFCGDIDMRIARDGTWYYLGTPIGRKPMVRLFSTIIRRDGDDYFLVTPVERVGIRVDDAPFVAVLLDVEGSGEQQVLRFTSNVDDQIEAGPANPLRVELDPVTQEPSPYVLMRANLEALIHRNVFYQLVELAVAREIDGELWLGVWSRGEFYPIGRNG encoded by the coding sequence ATGAGCGATTCCGGCAAGGCCAACGATCTGCTGGCGCAGATCCCCGCGCACAAGGGGTTGCCCCCGGTACATCTGTGGAACCCGGATTTCTGCGGCGACATCGACATGCGAATCGCGCGTGACGGTACCTGGTACTACCTGGGCACGCCGATTGGGCGCAAGCCGATGGTGCGGTTGTTCTCTACCATCATTCGGCGTGACGGGGATGACTACTTCCTGGTTACGCCTGTGGAGAGGGTCGGGATCCGGGTCGATGACGCGCCGTTTGTTGCCGTACTGCTGGATGTCGAGGGTAGTGGGGAGCAGCAAGTGCTGCGGTTTACCAGTAATGTCGACGACCAGATCGAGGCAGGGCCTGCTAATCCGCTGCGAGTTGAGCTCGATCCGGTTACCCAAGAGCCTTCTCCGTATGTGCTGATGCGCGCGAATCTCGAGGCGTTGATCCATCGCAATGTGTTCTATCAGTTGGTGGAATTGGCGGTGGCGCGGGAGATCGATGGTGAGTTGTGGCTTGGGGTTTGGAGTCGGGGTGAGTTTTATCCAATTGGGCGTAATGGCTGA
- a CDS encoding DUF4823 domain-containing protein, producing MRSLVLLLTLMALGGCMNVSDMGEGVRYHMSDAGLLDHSDTTRTLSIRLQPDSFIFIGQGAFVPPGKGPVPRQNAVAEEAFKSFVEYFPLVRRAQGPLGLEDAIAEARSVGADYVLYTRFARTDDRIGNGDEWYDEQAVDRLGWDRGVVQMMLIETSTRYLIDTARIKSRGGLLTFHDNTPQDLLAAPMREYARSLLGMSN from the coding sequence ATGCGTAGCCTGGTCTTGCTGCTGACGCTGATGGCGTTGGGCGGTTGCATGAATGTCAGCGATATGGGCGAGGGCGTCCGTTACCACATGAGTGATGCGGGCCTGCTGGATCACAGCGACACCACCCGTACCCTGTCGATCCGCTTGCAGCCGGACTCGTTCATCTTCATCGGCCAGGGTGCCTTCGTGCCACCGGGCAAGGGGCCGGTACCACGGCAGAACGCAGTGGCCGAGGAGGCCTTCAAGAGTTTCGTCGAGTACTTCCCGCTGGTGCGCCGTGCACAAGGCCCCCTGGGGCTGGAGGACGCGATCGCCGAAGCCCGTTCGGTCGGCGCCGATTACGTGCTGTACACCCGTTTCGCCCGCACCGACGACCGTATCGGCAACGGTGACGAATGGTATGACGAGCAGGCCGTCGACCGCCTGGGCTGGGACCGTGGCGTGGTGCAGATGATGCTGATCGAGACCAGCACCCGTTACCTGATCGACACGGCGCGGATCAAGAGCCGCGGCGGTTTGTTGACGTTCCACGACAACACTCCGCAGGATTTGCTTGCCGCGCCGATGCGCGAGTACGCTCGTAGCCTTCTGGGCATGAGCAACTGA